One genomic region from Gammaproteobacteria bacterium encodes:
- the htpG gene encoding chaperone protein HtpG translates to MSVDAQKETLGFQAEVKQLLNLMIHSLYSNKEIFLRELISNAADAADRLRFEALSNDALYASDSELKVRVRFDKQARTISVTDNGVGMNRAEAVESLGTIARSGTRMFLESLTGDQAKDTKLIGQFGVGFYSSFVVADRVTVLTRRAGLGPEHGVRWESGADGTYTVETVERAERGTEVTLHLREGEDDLLESWRLRSIITKYSDHIPIPILLKDDKEEKGDKESPEDQVVNRASALWTRPKTELKDEDYQEFYKYVAHDYENPLTWVHSHVEGKYEYTLLLYLPGRAPFDLWDRDSRHGIKLYVRRVFIMDDAKDLLPNYLRFVRGIVDSDDLPLNVSREILQNSKVVDALRNGAINKVLGLLEDLAKDNPEKYVTFWKECGRVLKEGPAEDASNRERIAKLLRFTSTVSLGDVQDVSLADYLGRMKPEQEKIYYLTADNLTGARSSPHLEVFRRKGVEVLLLTDRVDEWLAAHLHEFEGKSLQSVAHGELDLGKLADKEEKKQAEEATKQHKTLLARIRHTLGERVKDVNISQRLTDSPACLVSNDHGLSVHLSRILKATGQNVPSVELVLEININHPLIKALEAEENNERFNDRTQILFDQALLLEGGQIEDPAAYVKRINALLAG, encoded by the coding sequence ATGTCTGTTGATGCACAAAAAGAAACCCTGGGATTTCAAGCCGAGGTCAAGCAACTCTTGAACCTCATGATTCATTCCTTGTATAGCAACAAGGAAATTTTCCTCCGCGAACTTATCTCCAACGCCGCCGACGCTGCTGACCGCTTGCGTTTCGAGGCACTGTCCAATGATGCCCTGTACGCTAGCGATAGCGAGCTGAAAGTCAGGGTGCGTTTTGACAAACAAGCACGCACCATCAGCGTCACCGACAATGGCGTGGGCATGAACCGCGCCGAGGCGGTGGAGAGTCTTGGCACCATCGCTCGCTCCGGAACGCGGATGTTCCTCGAATCCCTGACGGGCGACCAAGCTAAGGACACTAAGCTGATCGGTCAGTTTGGCGTTGGCTTCTATTCATCGTTTGTGGTGGCGGATCGCGTCACCGTTTTGACGCGGCGCGCAGGTTTGGGACCGGAGCATGGTGTGCGTTGGGAATCGGGCGCTGATGGAACCTATACCGTAGAAACCGTTGAACGCGCGGAACGCGGTACCGAGGTTACCTTGCATCTACGTGAGGGCGAGGATGATTTGTTGGAATCGTGGCGTCTACGCAGCATCATTACCAAGTATTCCGATCACATTCCCATCCCCATCTTGCTCAAAGACGACAAGGAGGAGAAAGGCGACAAAGAAAGCCCGGAAGATCAGGTGGTCAACCGCGCTTCCGCGCTGTGGACCCGTCCCAAGACAGAACTCAAGGATGAGGATTACCAAGAATTTTATAAGTATGTTGCTCATGACTATGAAAATCCTTTGACCTGGGTCCACAGTCATGTCGAAGGCAAGTACGAATATACCTTATTGCTTTATTTACCAGGCCGTGCGCCCTTTGATCTCTGGGATCGCGATAGCCGTCATGGTATCAAGCTTTATGTGCGTCGGGTCTTCATCATGGATGATGCCAAGGATCTGCTCCCCAATTATCTGCGTTTTGTACGCGGGATCGTTGATTCCGACGATTTACCTCTCAATGTCTCCCGCGAAATTCTTCAAAACAGTAAGGTAGTAGACGCCTTGCGCAATGGAGCGATTAATAAGGTTTTAGGATTGCTTGAAGATTTAGCCAAGGACAATCCAGAAAAATATGTGACTTTCTGGAAGGAATGCGGTCGCGTCCTCAAGGAAGGGCCAGCGGAAGACGCGAGCAACCGTGAACGCATCGCCAAGCTGTTGCGTTTCACCTCTACGGTCAGTCTTGGTGACGTTCAAGACGTATCCCTGGCAGATTACCTGGGGCGGATGAAACCCGAGCAGGAAAAAATTTATTATTTGACCGCCGATAATCTGACGGGAGCACGTTCTTCACCACACCTGGAGGTATTTCGCCGCAAGGGCGTGGAAGTGCTGCTCCTCACCGACCGCGTGGATGAGTGGCTTGCAGCGCATCTTCATGAATTTGAGGGTAAATCACTGCAATCAGTGGCGCACGGCGAACTGGATCTCGGTAAACTCGCCGATAAGGAAGAAAAAAAGCAAGCAGAGGAAGCCACCAAGCAACATAAAACCCTACTTGCTCGCATTCGGCATACCCTGGGCGAGCGAGTTAAGGATGTCAACATTAGTCAGCGCCTTACGGATTCTCCGGCCTGCCTGGTGAGCAATGATCACGGACTTTCCGTGCATCTATCGCGGATTCTCAAGGCAACCGGTCAGAACGTGCCTTCCGTTGAATTGGTATTGGAGATCAACATTAATCATCCGTTGATTAAAGCGTTGGAAGCGGAAGAAAACAACGAGCGCTTCAATGACCGGACTCAAATTCTTTTTGACCAAGCGTTGCTCCTGGAAGGCGGCCAGATCGAAGATCCCGCCGCTTATGTGAAACGGATCAACGCGCTGCTGGCGGGATAG
- a CDS encoding Acyltransferase domain-containing protein — translation MNNQGVVTSDNMTPLQRAAFTIRELKNKLESSREAQHEPIAIVGMDCRFPGASDLESFWELLRNGVDAICEVPPERWDLNQWFDPNPNAAGKINTRYGGFIADVAGFDAAFFGIPPREAMLMDPGQRLLLQLTWSALERAMIPPESLRGSRTGLFVGMTQNDYGLLQINGDPRAISAYSGTGNGGCFASGRIAFQFGFNGPVATIDTACSSSLVALHQAVSALRQRECDLALVAGVQLNLTPPMQVFFARTQSLSPDGRCFTFDARANGLVFGEGVGVVVVRRLSDAQRDGQPILAVIRATTVNHDGASGGLTVPNESAQEALIRDALQRARISPSTIDYVETHGTATPLGDPIEVGALRAVFGDRPSNQPLRIGSVKTNIGHLNATAAIAGLIKTVLMLQHQQVVPHLHFQEPNPKIPWEGFAVQVPTTPQPWPVSPGQPRRAGLSSFGLSGTNGHLVLEEAPTRIIDTNVTDSVTERPLHLFTLSARSEVALRALAERHLQRLAMTNSERLLANYCHSANAGRSHLHWRAIITCATVAELRDALTALVAGSEHPCLRQTQRSHGQTPKILLILAGNPLSRLPIHPVCHKWLTHYAVVSGLPLDTMVLAGQHTPASELAAYLVLAALWREWGVQPMAVQGAAGGRWAAAVLAGALTAEEAFAALKQGRVPLLTAPQVTLLDGDGSRLTTLSGTGQPWVAIEGYEVRLSLGNASIPEEPTPWPSLLKELASLYLCGGVVDWRGFDAGYTRNWVTLPTYPFARDHYWCDNQPAVILPNPPSTEADSSPALLTTEESVVMETNPVTATSSVPISWSLAQLMEQQLQLVAEAISDVTTQQLAALKLITAAQTDAASAIAIPSPEILRQDAIIPTSTTAEVETTASRPETIALADQPSVTLVDETQRVDPVCCGDWRLLLRHALDADTLTNERQSLAAQLISDPVAVLAASRDALGQPPTAGRRLMLSYQNNEEAAAIVGKADSKRVISATCHDQAPTVIFMFPGVGDHYLHMGQGLYRAEPLFRKIVDYSCDYLLPVIGVDLREVIYPPAPPITNNTESEKPKFDLRAMLGRAPTTESNPQLERLNQTPHSQPLLFIIEYALARLWLARGVRPVAMIGYSIGEYTAAVLSGVMALEDALRLIARRAQLIELVAPGAMLAVPLSAQALQPRLGRDLSLAIHSTPNQSVVAGPVAAIDELHEQLKAQEIVCRRLQSSHAFHSTMLQPLHQPLMDLVGEFRLKPPRIPYVSNVTGDWIRPIEATDPDYWARHTWHTVHFAEGMARLLATDAFSGSSSRLFLEVGPGVSLGSFMLQHPAAAQVTRKVNLPSLRTMYERTADEQFLLNTLGKIYLAGVSLSAAIF, via the coding sequence GTGAATAATCAAGGTGTGGTAACGTCGGATAACATGACTCCCTTGCAGCGGGCGGCGTTTACCATCCGTGAGCTGAAAAACAAACTGGAAAGTAGCCGAGAAGCGCAACACGAACCAATCGCGATTGTTGGCATGGATTGTCGCTTTCCGGGTGCTTCTGATCTCGAAAGTTTTTGGGAGCTGCTGCGCAATGGCGTGGATGCCATCTGTGAGGTGCCGCCAGAACGCTGGGATCTCAATCAGTGGTTTGACCCGAATCCCAATGCCGCAGGCAAGATTAATACCCGTTATGGTGGTTTTATCGCGGATGTTGCGGGCTTTGATGCCGCGTTCTTTGGCATTCCGCCCCGTGAAGCCATGTTGATGGATCCGGGGCAGCGCTTGCTGCTGCAACTTACCTGGAGCGCTCTAGAGCGGGCCATGATTCCACCTGAATCATTGCGTGGCAGTCGCACCGGGTTATTTGTTGGCATGACCCAAAATGATTATGGATTGCTCCAGATCAACGGTGATCCCCGCGCCATTAGCGCCTATAGCGGCACTGGCAATGGGGGCTGTTTCGCCTCTGGACGCATTGCCTTTCAATTCGGCTTCAATGGCCCGGTTGCAACCATCGATACTGCCTGTTCGTCGTCGCTGGTGGCGCTGCATCAGGCCGTAAGCGCCCTACGGCAACGTGAGTGTGACCTGGCACTGGTCGCTGGCGTGCAACTCAACCTCACACCGCCGATGCAGGTATTTTTCGCCCGTACTCAGTCACTTTCACCAGATGGCCGCTGTTTCACCTTCGATGCCCGCGCGAATGGTCTTGTATTTGGGGAAGGCGTTGGAGTGGTAGTGGTGCGTCGGCTCAGTGATGCCCAACGCGATGGACAACCAATACTAGCGGTGATCCGCGCCACCACCGTCAACCATGATGGTGCCTCTGGCGGGTTAACCGTGCCGAATGAAAGCGCCCAAGAGGCGCTCATCCGCGATGCGTTGCAGCGCGCTCGGATCTCACCATCAACTATTGATTATGTCGAGACTCACGGCACCGCCACCCCCCTGGGCGATCCCATTGAGGTGGGCGCGTTGCGGGCGGTGTTTGGTGACCGACCAAGCAATCAGCCGCTGCGCATCGGATCCGTGAAAACCAATATCGGTCACCTGAACGCCACCGCCGCCATTGCCGGATTGATCAAGACGGTGTTAATGCTTCAGCATCAACAGGTCGTCCCTCATCTGCATTTCCAGGAACCGAATCCGAAAATCCCCTGGGAAGGCTTCGCGGTACAGGTACCCACCACGCCGCAACCCTGGCCGGTGTCACCCGGTCAGCCGCGCCGCGCTGGACTTAGCTCTTTCGGACTGAGTGGTACCAATGGGCATCTGGTGCTGGAGGAAGCGCCCACGCGAATCATTGATACGAACGTTACGGATTCTGTGACCGAACGCCCTCTGCACCTGTTTACCCTTTCGGCGCGTAGCGAGGTGGCGCTACGGGCACTCGCCGAACGCCATTTACAACGGCTGGCCATGACAAATTCTGAGCGGCTACTCGCTAACTACTGCCATAGCGCCAATGCCGGTCGCAGCCATCTTCACTGGCGCGCCATAATCACTTGCGCCACGGTTGCCGAGTTGCGCGATGCGCTGACTGCGCTGGTCGCGGGCAGTGAGCATCCATGCCTACGTCAGACGCAACGCAGCCATGGCCAAACGCCTAAAATATTGTTAATCCTAGCCGGTAATCCCCTTTCACGACTGCCGATTCATCCCGTATGCCACAAATGGCTCACGCACTACGCTGTCGTAAGCGGATTACCTCTCGACACAATGGTGCTTGCTGGGCAGCACACACCGGCAAGCGAACTGGCGGCCTATTTGGTACTCGCGGCGTTGTGGCGGGAATGGGGTGTGCAACCAATGGCAGTGCAGGGCGCAGCAGGTGGTCGCTGGGCGGCGGCGGTGCTCGCTGGCGCGCTCACTGCCGAGGAAGCCTTCGCGGCTTTAAAACAAGGCCGTGTGCCGTTACTAACGGCACCACAAGTAACCTTGCTGGACGGTGATGGCAGCCGCCTCACCACCTTGAGCGGCACAGGCCAACCCTGGGTAGCCATTGAAGGTTATGAGGTTCGATTATCGCTCGGCAATGCGAGTATCCCAGAGGAGCCGACGCCTTGGCCGTCGCTGCTGAAAGAATTGGCCAGCCTCTATCTATGCGGCGGTGTCGTTGACTGGCGTGGCTTTGATGCGGGTTACACCCGGAATTGGGTCACGCTACCGACCTATCCATTTGCCCGCGATCATTATTGGTGCGACAACCAACCTGCGGTCATTCTTCCCAATCCGCCGTCCACGGAGGCTGATTCTTCTCCTGCGTTGTTGACGACTGAAGAATCGGTGGTCATGGAGACGAATCCGGTAACGGCAACATCATCAGTCCCGATATCTTGGTCACTCGCACAACTGATGGAGCAACAGTTGCAGTTGGTCGCCGAGGCGATCAGTGACGTGACGACGCAGCAACTGGCCGCGCTGAAATTGATCACCGCCGCGCAAACGGATGCAGCGTCGGCAATTGCGATACCCTCTCCCGAGATTCTCCGCCAGGATGCCATCATTCCAACCTCTACGACCGCTGAAGTAGAGACTACGGCCTCGCGGCCAGAAACTATCGCATTAGCCGACCAGCCATCCGTAACTTTGGTTGACGAAACGCAACGGGTTGATCCGGTTTGTTGCGGCGACTGGCGATTATTGTTGCGCCATGCCCTTGATGCCGATACGTTGACTAACGAACGACAATCACTGGCCGCGCAACTTATCAGTGATCCCGTAGCGGTCCTGGCCGCCAGCCGTGACGCGCTGGGTCAGCCTCCAACTGCTGGCCGGCGACTCATGCTCAGTTATCAAAACAACGAGGAAGCGGCAGCAATTGTCGGTAAAGCTGACAGCAAACGGGTCATCAGCGCCACCTGTCACGACCAAGCGCCAACGGTGATCTTCATGTTTCCTGGTGTGGGGGATCATTATCTTCACATGGGACAGGGCCTGTATCGAGCCGAACCGTTATTTAGAAAGATTGTTGATTATTCTTGTGATTATTTGCTACCGGTGATTGGCGTCGATCTACGCGAGGTGATCTATCCACCGGCCCCGCCGATTACCAATAACACTGAATCCGAGAAACCAAAATTCGATCTGCGGGCGATGTTGGGACGTGCCCCAACAACCGAGAGCAATCCACAACTGGAGCGTCTCAATCAGACGCCGCATAGTCAGCCGTTGTTGTTCATTATTGAATATGCCTTGGCCCGTCTGTGGCTGGCGCGGGGCGTGCGGCCCGTGGCGATGATTGGCTACAGCATTGGCGAATACACCGCAGCGGTTCTCAGTGGAGTGATGGCGCTGGAAGATGCGTTGCGACTCATCGCTCGTCGTGCCCAGCTCATTGAATTGGTTGCTCCCGGTGCGATGCTGGCAGTACCGTTGAGCGCGCAGGCACTGCAACCACGGCTTGGTAGGGATCTGTCCCTCGCCATCCACAGCACTCCAAATCAGTCGGTAGTAGCGGGACCAGTAGCGGCGATTGATGAGCTGCATGAGCAGCTTAAAGCCCAAGAGATAGTATGCAGACGGCTGCAAAGCAGCCACGCCTTTCATTCGACAATGTTGCAACCGCTGCACCAGCCGTTGATGGATCTGGTCGGGGAGTTCCGTTTAAAACCGCCACGTATCCCTTATGTCTCAAATGTGACCGGAGACTGGATTCGTCCTATTGAAGCGACCGATCCCGATTACTGGGCGCGTCACACTTGGCATACCGTGCATTTTGCCGAGGGAATGGCACGATTGCTGGCTACTGACGCATTCTCTGGTTCCAGTAGTCGTCTATTTCTGGAGGTTGGACCTGGGGTAAGCCTCGGCAGTTTCATGCTCCAACACCCTGCGGCGGCGCAAGTGACGCGGAAGGTGAACCTGCCATCGCTGCGTACAATGTATGAGCGTACCGCCGATGAGCAATTCCTGCTGAATACCCTTGGAAAGATATATCTCGCCGGTGTTTCATTATCTGCTGCTATTTTTTGA